The sequence CCAGATAATTATTCCCCATGACAAGTAGCAGCATGGAGACCATAAACAAATTCATGTACGTAAAGAATCGCGTAAACCCGGTTTCCCCATGCATATAACCCACGGAATACACGTGGATCAGAAAGCCCACACCGGTGACAACCAGCAACCAGGCACAGGTGAGAGGATCCACGAGGTACGCAAGGTTGATCGTCAGATCTCCCCCAAAAATCCATTGGTACGCGATAACTTCATGGGTCGTCCCAGTCCGCATGACATCCGAAAACACTGCGACTGTGCAGAGGAACGAGAGGCCCACTGATCCCCAAGCGAGTCGATGAGCCATATCACGGGAATAACGATTCCCTAGAAGGCCGTTTACGATGACCGCCACCAACGGGAAAATGGGAATCAGCTTAATCAGCAGATCGGTGAGGTTAGACACGGTATCCTATAACTCTCAACGCTCTCAGGCAGGAGACGATCCCCTCTGGAGCAAGGTCTAGTAGCATCAGCGTGGGAACATATTGAGGGCATAGCGCACTGTGCACGAAGATTCTCGCCATTCTCAACATCCTGCTACCACTTTAAAATATTCATTTCGTCGACATTGGTTGAAATCTTGCCTCGGAAAACCACGATGATGATCGCCAGGCCAACGGCGGCTTCGCCTGCAGCAATCGCAATGACGAAGAGAGCCACCAATTGCCCGGACATCGATTCTAGATAGTGTGAAAATGCGACGAGATTGATATTTGCAGCATTCAACATCATCTCAACTGACATCAGCACAATGATGAAATTGCGCCTGACCAGTACACCGAGGAGCCCGGTTGTGAACAGCACGGCACTTACAGCTGTGTAGGCAGACAGCGGAATCATGACCGTTCTTTCTCGGGCTCCAGAGCCTTCGGAGTCTTGGCCAATACAATGGCCCCGATGATGGCACCGAGGAGAAATATGCCAACAATCTCGAACTGCAGAATATGGTCGCTGAACATCTTGATACCGACGGCATAGGTATCGCCGTCCTGTAGGACGACATTAGGAGGAGCCGTACCCTTCGCACCATCGAACGGAGACTGCAGAAGGAGATAAAGCATATACATTGCTCCCAGGACCGCAGGTCCCACAAAATACGGAGCTGAGGGATGGAAATAGCGTTCGTCAGTTTTAAGATTCATCAACATCAACACGAAGAGATAGAGCACCAGAATGGCCCCAACGTAGACGATAACCTGCACAGCCCACAGGAATTCCGCGTTCAGCAGGATGAAAAGACCCGAGACGTGCAAGAGTAAGGCAAGTAGCGCCAGTGCACAGTGGACGGGGTGGCGCAGAGCCACCGTTAGAACGCCGGCAGCAATACTGACCGACGCGAAATACGCGAAAAACACCAACACCATGTGCTCGGCTCAGCTTAAATGTTTGGGAGGTTGTTGGGTAGCCTTCTGTATCGACTGAGGAAAGTAATACCGGTACTCCCGGCTCTGCTCCACATCCTTTTCTTGATTATGGGCATATAGGTATTTCTTCCCGTCGTCGAGATGGCGCTCGCCGATATCATACAGCCGTTTCTTATCGAACAGCAGACTCCGTTTGTCATGCGTGGAATATTCGTACATCTTGGTCATTGCGAGCGCGTTCACCGGGCAAGCCTCGACACAATAGCCACAGAACACGCATTTCGTAATATCGATATAGAATTCGCTTGCGCATCGTTGAAGTGGCCGAGTGGTATCCTCTGCACTAATCACCTTAATACAGTGAGATGGGCATGCAACTTCGCACAAATCACAGCCGACGCAACGCTCCTGTCCATCGTCGTATCGGAGCAGGCCAAGCGCACCTCTGTGTGTATCAGGGATTGCTCGTTGTTCACGCGGATACTGAAACGTCATTGGTTTATGAAGCATGTGCCGAAAGGTAACTTTCATAGCGTCCCAAATCTCATAAAACAACGCGGCATGAAGGAGTTTTTTTGTCAGTGCAACGACGCTCATCGTAGCTCCTCGTCACAGACCAGCCACTGTAGGCATCCGCTTATACCTGTTCAATACTGACCCACATGTGTTTAAACGACGGCACACCCGTCGCGGCATCAACCGAGACCGTCATCAAGTCTTTCACCGGAGGTTCATTGAAATGTTCAGGGAAAAAGCAGGTCCCTGGTGCGATAGATTGATCGGGTTGCACCGCAAGCTGAAGCGACCCACGATCAGAGATCAGGCGTACCTTCGTACCATCCTGCAGTCCCAGACGTTCCATATCTCGTATGTTCATCCGTAACCTCCCCGTGTTGGGAGCAATTTTGATCAATCCGGATGCTTGCGCGGAGAGTTTTCCGGAATGCATCAATAACTGCCCCATCACCAGCGCAAAAGGACGTGTGCGTTCCTCAGAGATTTGGGTCGGTCGATAATAACGAGCCTTAACCTCCGCAGCATAGCCGCCGGACAGATATTGATCGAGTACGGGCACGAATTTCCGAGGTTGACCAAGATTGTAATACCCGGGAAGAAGCTTCATGATTTCACTCTGAATATCGTTGGCTGATTGATATTCCCACTGGCAATCCATGGCATTCGCGAGGGCAGTCATGATGTGCCAGTCCGGCAAGCTATCTCCAAGAGAATCCATCGCCTGACGGATCCGAAGCACACGACCTTCGAGGTTCGTAAATGTGCCTTCCTTTTCCGCATAGGTGCAGGCAGGCAGCACAAAATGAGCCATCTTCGCCGTCTCAGTCAGAAAAGGATCTTGCACCACCAATAGTTCCAGACGTTCGAGCGCAGCCCGTACCTCCATTGACGCAGGAAAGGTTGCCAGAGGATTTTCCCCCAACACATACAGCGCTTTAATCTGGCCACTCTTACATCTTTTTAGAATCTCAACCAAATGCGCCCCTGATTCAACGGATGGAAGCGATGCACCCCATGCACTCGCAAAACGATCTCGAGCGACTGAGTCATCAAACCGAGCCTGTCCTGGGAGGAATTCAGGCGCCACGCCCATATCCACGGCTCCCTGCTCATTCGGCTCCTCTGTCACGGTATTCACACCACATCCCGGTTGGCCGATCTTTCCAGTAATCCAAGCAAGATCCATAAGCTTTAGGACATTCTGATAGCCGTGTGTTCTCCTGACAATTCCTTCCGCACACACAATGATGGACCTCGGCGACTCGGCGAAAATCGTCGCGATTTCTTTGAATGCCTCCACCGCAAGCCCTGTCTGAGCAGATACTTGTTCAAACGAGAGGTTCTCCAACGCGCTCTTGAGCTCGGTAAACGCTCTGGGATATTTGTTGATCGCTTCTTCGTCCACCAAGTTATAAACGATCGCAGCCTTCACCAAGCCATCAATCACCATTCCTTCGGTCCCAGGCCTGATCAAAAAGGGATGCGATGCCAACTTAGCCATATTCGTGACGGCACTGTCGAGGGTGACCACCTGCGCCTTGTAGACACGTATTGCTTCTTTGATACGCACGGCGGTCAGCGGGTTCGTTTCCGTAATGTTGGAACCGATCACAATGATCGTCTTTGCCTTCGTCAAATCTTCCCAATCGTTCGATGTTCTCCCCAATCCGATGGCATGCTTGGAGGCGAGCACAAAGTTCATATGACCATACCGGGCACTGCTGTCGAGCTGGTTGGTGCCAAAACCAGTACGCATCAGCTTTTGGAACAAATACAGTTCTTCGTTTGTGCAGCGCGCCGTCGCCAGGCCGGCGATGGCATCCGCACCGTGTTTTTGCTTGATCTCAGTGAACCGATTCGCTAGTGCATGCATGGTCTCTAGCCACGGCTTTTCGATCAATCGGTCACTTTCACGAACCAATGGCTGGACAAGCCGATGCTGACTATCCAGATACTCGAACCCAAACCGTCCTCGGACACAGAGCCCCCCGTGACCCTTCGCGGTTTCCGAGCGATCACCCCACTTATTCTTCCAGGATAACGGCGACGAGACACGGATCACTTCCGTATCCTTCGTTTCCAAGTACATCTGACAGCCGTCCCCACAGTAATTGCAGGTGGTCGTCGTTTTCTTCATTTGCCAAGGCTTGTACAGGTACTTGGAAAACTTGTTCGTGATGGCTCCAACAGGGCAGACCGCCAAACAGTCTCCGCAGAATTCACAATCGAGGGCCAGGTCACCTTTAGGCACGACCTGATTAAAACCACCCTTCTTCATGAACTGCAATGCATCGATCATCAGCACATCTTTGCAGACATTGATGCACTCTGCACAGGCGATACACCGGTTCATGTTGAAATCAAGTACCGGACTACGCGTGTCTTCCGGTATGAATTTCTGCTTGGCGTTGGCTAGGTTTGTCACACCGTGTTGAAAGGCCATGTCTTGTAATTCACAGTGCCCATCTGCGTCGCACACCGGACAATCGAGAGGATGCACGGAGAGATGTTTCTCGACGGCTTTTTTCCGGGCAAGGAACAGATCTTCTCCCTCTGTTCGGATAACCATCCCCGCCGCCGCTTTAGCTGTACAAGACCGCACAGGGGCCTTTTTCCCCTCTTGCATCACCAGGCACATGCCGCAGGAACCGAACGGGTCGAACGTGTAGTGATAACACATCGCTGGGATGATCTTACCGGTCATCGAGATGACGTCATACAAGGACACGCCATCTTTTGCCGTGACCGATTTTCCGTCGATGCTCAGCTCGATCGGTGTCGCTTCAACATCGGGGTTTGTAGCTGGCTTAAGTCCCATACCTTTCCTACGCTCAGAATTCCTTATGTTCTCTACTCAGATGTAACGCTGGTACTCATGTTAGCATTCACGCCCACCTATCGATCGCATTCCCCCATCACAACATCGTACGTGCCGAATATCGTACAGGCGTCTGAGATCATATAGCCTCGGGCCATATGATCAAAGGCACCCATATGCACAAACGATGGAGCGCGAATCTTCAGTCGATAGGGCTTCCCACCCCCCGTGCTGACAATATAAAAACCCAGTTCGCCTTTGTGCGCCTCGGTGCCGCAATAGATCTCTCCTGGCGGAGCATCAAACCCCTGCGAAAAAAGTTTGAACTGCTGGATCATCGCCTCCAGGTTAGTGAAGACTCGCTCTTTCGGCGGCAGTGTCACGCTCGGAGCATCAGCCATGATGGGCCCTTCCTGCATCTGCTCCAGGCATTGGCGAATGATTTTGACGCTTTCGTAAAGCTCCATCACTCGGATCCAATATCGATCATACGTGTCGCCATTTTTCCCGACCGGCACACTGAACTCGCACTTTGGATAGGCGCTATAGGGTTCATATTTTCGTAGGTCATAGTCCACACCTGATCCACGCAGGACTGGCCCGCTCAGCCCAAAGTTAACCGCGTCCTCGGCGGAGATCACGGCTACCCCCTTGGTACGCCCAAGCCAGATGCGGTTTTTCTCAAGAAACACCTGATATTCATCGATCTTCGGCGGGAAGTAGTCTAGAAACTGTTTGAGCTTGTCGATCAAGGCCGGTGTCAAGTCTCGCTCCACTCCGCCGATTCGATACCAACTGGTCGTGAGACGCGCCCCACAAAGCTCATCGAACCAATCGAGCAGGATTTCGCGATCACGAAAACAATAAAAAAAGACAGTCATGGCCCCGATATCGAGCGCCTGTGCGCTGAGCCAAAATTGGTGCCCGATGATACGCTGCACTTCCGCAACAATGGTCCTTAGATACTCCGCCCGTTCCGGCACCTGCAGGTTCAACAGTTTCTCGACCGCACGACAGTAGGCAAAGTTGTTGTACATCGCGCAGACATAGTCCAGCCGATCCGTATGAGGAATGAACTGATGATAGGTCCCATCTTCAGCAAGCTTTTCAACTCCGCGATGGAGATAGCCCATCACCGGAGTGGACTTCACCAGCCGCTCTCCTTCCAATTCTAGGATTACCTTGAGCACACCGTGCGTGCTGGGATGCTGAGGCCCCATGTTGAGCAGGAGCTCCTCGGTCCTGAGCGTCGGAAGGGTCTCGCTTTCAGGATGCTCCGGATCAATCTTATAGACCGTGGTTCTTTGGTCTTCGAATGCCATACAATTTCCGAATTCTAACGCGGCACTTCATCCAGAAACTCAAACGTGTCTCGCCACCCTTTGCCCCGCAATGGGAAATCTTTTCGCAGGGGGTACCCTTCGGTATAATCATCCGGCATGAGGATTCGACGGAGATCCGGATGATTCCTGAATCGGATACCCATCATGTCGTAGACTTCACGCTCCATGAAGTCCGCACCTTTCCATAAATCTGTCAAGGAGTCCACTACGCAATCCGATTCAGGCACCCGAGTTTTGAGCCTTATTCGCTGCCGCTTTCGCAGGGAATAGAACTCCCACACCACCTCGAATCGTTCTTCGTCGTCTGGCCAATCCACGGAGCTCACGTGGACGATATAGTCAAAATCCATCCACGGATCCTCGCGCAGGAATTGGGCGACCTCGTGAAGCTTGTCCCGCGAAACCGTCACAGCCACATCACCGCGCCACTCCGTCAAGCTGGTAATTCCAGCTGAAAAGGTCTGCTGAATACGGTCAAGCAATGGATGCATGCGAACCTCAGACTTTCAAATTAGTCTTGACCTGATCCGGCTGAGTCACAAACACGCGCTTCTGCATAATGCGCTCTTGCAGTTTTAGGATGCCATCCAAAAGAGCCTCAGGGGTCGGAGGGCAGCCGGGCACATAAATATCGACTGGAATAAATCTGTCGACTCCCTGCACAACGGGATAACTGTCGTAAATGTTCCCAGATGTGGCACAAGAACCCATCGCGATAACATACTTGGGTTCCGGCATCTGGTCGTAGATCTTTCTAATGACCGGCGCCATCCGACGGCACACCGTACCGGCCACAATCATCAAATCAGACTGCCGCGGTGAACCACGAAAGACTCCCGCCCCAAACCGGTCCATGTCGTACCGTGAAGAGACGGCAGCCATCATCTCAATGGCACAGCAGGCCAGCCCGAAAGTCATAGGCCAGAGGGAACCCTTCCTTGCCCAATTCACGGCCTTTTCCAGAGATCCTGTAATGATATCCGGAACGCCGTCCTTTTCATGCCGCCCCAACTGAATCAGCCCCATACGATCCTCAATCCCACTCCAGGGCACCTTTTCGCCAGGCATAAACATACGCCACGACGAATAGTCCGATAAAAATCATCATCTCGACTAACCCAATGACCCCGATCTGCTTGAAGACAACCGCCCACGGATAGAGGAAGATGACCTCAATATCAAAAATGAC is a genomic window of Candidatus Nitrospira kreftii containing:
- a CDS encoding NADH-quinone oxidoreductase subunit K, whose protein sequence is MIPLSAYTAVSAVLFTTGLLGVLVRRNFIIVLMSVEMMLNAANINLVAFSHYLESMSGQLVALFVIAIAAGEAAVGLAIIIVVFRGKISTNVDEMNILKW
- a CDS encoding NADH-quinone oxidoreductase, subunit D produces the protein MAFEDQRTTVYKIDPEHPESETLPTLRTEELLLNMGPQHPSTHGVLKVILELEGERLVKSTPVMGYLHRGVEKLAEDGTYHQFIPHTDRLDYVCAMYNNFAYCRAVEKLLNLQVPERAEYLRTIVAEVQRIIGHQFWLSAQALDIGAMTVFFYCFRDREILLDWFDELCGARLTTSWYRIGGVERDLTPALIDKLKQFLDYFPPKIDEYQVFLEKNRIWLGRTKGVAVISAEDAVNFGLSGPVLRGSGVDYDLRKYEPYSAYPKCEFSVPVGKNGDTYDRYWIRVMELYESVKIIRQCLEQMQEGPIMADAPSVTLPPKERVFTNLEAMIQQFKLFSQGFDAPPGEIYCGTEAHKGELGFYIVSTGGGKPYRLKIRAPSFVHMGAFDHMARGYMISDACTIFGTYDVVMGECDR
- a CDS encoding NADH-quinone oxidoreductase, subunit C — translated: MHPLLDRIQQTFSAGITSLTEWRGDVAVTVSRDKLHEVAQFLREDPWMDFDYIVHVSSVDWPDDEERFEVVWEFYSLRKRQRIRLKTRVPESDCVVDSLTDLWKGADFMEREVYDMMGIRFRNHPDLRRILMPDDYTEGYPLRKDFPLRGKGWRDTFEFLDEVPR
- a CDS encoding NADH-quinone oxidoreductase subunit B 1, translated to MGLIQLGRHEKDGVPDIITGSLEKAVNWARKGSLWPMTFGLACCAIEMMAAVSSRYDMDRFGAGVFRGSPRQSDLMIVAGTVCRRMAPVIRKIYDQMPEPKYVIAMGSCATSGNIYDSYPVVQGVDRFIPVDIYVPGCPPTPEALLDGILKLQERIMQKRVFVTQPDQVKTNLKV
- a CDS encoding NADH-quinone oxidoreductase, membrane subunit J, with the translated sequence MVLVFFAYFASVSIAAGVLTVALRHPVHCALALLALLLHVSGLFILLNAEFLWAVQVIVYVGAILVLYLFVLMLMNLKTDERYFHPSAPYFVGPAVLGAMYMLYLLLQSPFDGAKGTAPPNVVLQDGDTYAVGIKMFSDHILQFEIVGIFLLGAIIGAIVLAKTPKALEPEKERS
- a CDS encoding putative NADH-quinone oxidoreductase, subunit G, producing MGLKPATNPDVEATPIELSIDGKSVTAKDGVSLYDVISMTGKIIPAMCYHYTFDPFGSCGMCLVMQEGKKAPVRSCTAKAAAGMVIRTEGEDLFLARKKAVEKHLSVHPLDCPVCDADGHCELQDMAFQHGVTNLANAKQKFIPEDTRSPVLDFNMNRCIACAECINVCKDVLMIDALQFMKKGGFNQVVPKGDLALDCEFCGDCLAVCPVGAITNKFSKYLYKPWQMKKTTTTCNYCGDGCQMYLETKDTEVIRVSSPLSWKNKWGDRSETAKGHGGLCVRGRFGFEYLDSQHRLVQPLVRESDRLIEKPWLETMHALANRFTEIKQKHGADAIAGLATARCTNEELYLFQKLMRTGFGTNQLDSSARYGHMNFVLASKHAIGLGRTSNDWEDLTKAKTIIVIGSNITETNPLTAVRIKEAIRVYKAQVVTLDSAVTNMAKLASHPFLIRPGTEGMVIDGLVKAAIVYNLVDEEAINKYPRAFTELKSALENLSFEQVSAQTGLAVEAFKEIATIFAESPRSIIVCAEGIVRRTHGYQNVLKLMDLAWITGKIGQPGCGVNTVTEEPNEQGAVDMGVAPEFLPGQARFDDSVARDRFASAWGASLPSVESGAHLVEILKRCKSGQIKALYVLGENPLATFPASMEVRAALERLELLVVQDPFLTETAKMAHFVLPACTYAEKEGTFTNLEGRVLRIRQAMDSLGDSLPDWHIMTALANAMDCQWEYQSANDIQSEIMKLLPGYYNLGQPRKFVPVLDQYLSGGYAAEVKARYYRPTQISEERTRPFALVMGQLLMHSGKLSAQASGLIKIAPNTGRLRMNIRDMERLGLQDGTKVRLISDRGSLQLAVQPDQSIAPGTCFFPEHFNEPPVKDLMTVSVDAATGVPSFKHMWVSIEQV
- a CDS encoding NADH-quinone oxidoreductase subunit I, producing MSVVALTKKLLHAALFYEIWDAMKVTFRHMLHKPMTFQYPREQRAIPDTHRGALGLLRYDDGQERCVGCDLCEVACPSHCIKVISAEDTTRPLQRCASEFYIDITKCVFCGYCVEACPVNALAMTKMYEYSTHDKRSLLFDKKRLYDIGERHLDDGKKYLYAHNQEKDVEQSREYRYYFPQSIQKATQQPPKHLS